Proteins from a genomic interval of Antedon mediterranea chromosome 5, ecAntMedi1.1, whole genome shotgun sequence:
- the LOC140050393 gene encoding palmitoyltransferase ZDHHC20-B-like isoform X1, with amino-acid sequence MGVLKTCLKTASWFPVLFISLVVAWSYYAYVVELCFYTLATDPYNNIGQAVVYLIFYHILLVMFAWSYAKTIFTSGGAIPDEFYLSKADLERIEAEDRTDRKDEILKQISHNLPVHTRTLGGGMRYCSICKSVKPDRCHHCSVCERCILKMDHHCPWVNNCVGFTNYKFFVLFLFYALTYCLYVAATVLPYFIKFWSGELGDESSKFHILFLFFAAAMFAVSVLALLGMHTHLVLTNRSTLESFRAPVFRHGPDKEGFSRGSFCNNFREVFGDEKKMWPLPIFTSKGDGIRYPIQARDEDSDRLLDGPPEDDLESEMTSGAEDSKNQGKGNLHASIQESVNYSTIIESDKAPLREVAQPSGAINYSVENEQ; translated from the exons ATGGGCGTTTTAAAGACTTGTTTGAAGACTGCAAGCTGGTTCCCCGTGTTGTTTATTTCGCTTGTAGTCGCATGGTCCTACTATGCATATGTTGTAGAGTTATGTTTTT atacaCTTGCTACAGATCCTTATAATAACATTGGACAAGCTG tggtgtaccttatattttatcatatattattgGTGATGTTTGCATGGTCATATGCCAAGACAATTTTTACGTCTGGTGGAGCGATTCCGGACGAg ttttactTATCAAAGGCAGACTTGGAAAGAATTGAAGCTGAAGATAGAACAGATAGAAAAGATGAAATATTAAAGCAGATATCGCATAATCTACCTGTACACACTAGAACTCTAGGAGGAG GTATGCGTTACTGTTCTATATGTAAATCTGTTAAACCAGACAGGTGCCATCATTGTTCTGTATGTGAAAG GTGTATTTTGAAGATGGACCACCATTGTCCGTGGGTTAATAATTGTGTTGGATTCACCAACTATAAGTTTTTCGTTCTGTTTCTGTTTTATGCATTGACTTACTGTTTATACGTAGCTGCCACGGTCCTcccatattttattaaattttggtCG GGAGAGTTGGGTGATGAGTCTAGCAAGTTTCATATTTTGTTCCTGTTTTTCGCGGCAGCCATGTTTGCCGTGAGCGTTCTTGCTCTACTAGGAATGCACACTCACCTCGTTCTCACCAACAGGAGCACCCTTG AGTCGTTCCGTGCTCCTGTCTTCCGCCACGGACCAGATAAGGAAGGATTCAGCCGGGGAAGTTTCTGCAACAACTTCCGTGAAGTATTTGGCGATGAGAAAAAAATGTGGCCACTACCAATCTTCACAAg CAAAGGGGATGGCATACGCTACCCTATACAAGCTAGAGATGAAGATTCTGACCGCCTTCTGGATGGTCCACCTGAAGATGACCTTGAAAGTGAGATGACCAGTGGAGCGGAAGATTCTAAAAATCAAG GAAAAGGAAACTTGCATGCAAGCATTCAGGAGAGTGTCAACTACAGTACAATTATCGAATCAGATAAAGCCCCTCTAAGAGAAGTGGCTCAGCCAA gtGGAGCCATAAATTATTCTGTTGAAAATGAACAGTAA
- the LOC140050393 gene encoding palmitoyltransferase ZDHHC20-B-like isoform X2, whose protein sequence is MGVLKTCLKTASWFPVLFISLVVAWSYYAYVVELCFYTLATDPYNNIGQAVVYLIFYHILLVMFAWSYAKTIFTSGGAIPDEFYLSKADLERIEAEDRTDRKDEILKQISHNLPVHTRTLGGGMRYCSICKSVKPDRCHHCSVCERCILKMDHHCPWVNNCVGFTNYKFFVLFLFYALTYCLYVAATVLPYFIKFWSGELGDESSKFHILFLFFAAAMFAVSVLALLGMHTHLVLTNRSTLESFRAPVFRHGPDKEGFSRGSFCNNFREVFGDEKKMWPLPIFTSKGDGIRYPIQARDEDSDRLLDGPPEDDLESEMTSGAEDSKNQGGAINYSVENEQ, encoded by the exons ATGGGCGTTTTAAAGACTTGTTTGAAGACTGCAAGCTGGTTCCCCGTGTTGTTTATTTCGCTTGTAGTCGCATGGTCCTACTATGCATATGTTGTAGAGTTATGTTTTT atacaCTTGCTACAGATCCTTATAATAACATTGGACAAGCTG tggtgtaccttatattttatcatatattattgGTGATGTTTGCATGGTCATATGCCAAGACAATTTTTACGTCTGGTGGAGCGATTCCGGACGAg ttttactTATCAAAGGCAGACTTGGAAAGAATTGAAGCTGAAGATAGAACAGATAGAAAAGATGAAATATTAAAGCAGATATCGCATAATCTACCTGTACACACTAGAACTCTAGGAGGAG GTATGCGTTACTGTTCTATATGTAAATCTGTTAAACCAGACAGGTGCCATCATTGTTCTGTATGTGAAAG GTGTATTTTGAAGATGGACCACCATTGTCCGTGGGTTAATAATTGTGTTGGATTCACCAACTATAAGTTTTTCGTTCTGTTTCTGTTTTATGCATTGACTTACTGTTTATACGTAGCTGCCACGGTCCTcccatattttattaaattttggtCG GGAGAGTTGGGTGATGAGTCTAGCAAGTTTCATATTTTGTTCCTGTTTTTCGCGGCAGCCATGTTTGCCGTGAGCGTTCTTGCTCTACTAGGAATGCACACTCACCTCGTTCTCACCAACAGGAGCACCCTTG AGTCGTTCCGTGCTCCTGTCTTCCGCCACGGACCAGATAAGGAAGGATTCAGCCGGGGAAGTTTCTGCAACAACTTCCGTGAAGTATTTGGCGATGAGAAAAAAATGTGGCCACTACCAATCTTCACAAg CAAAGGGGATGGCATACGCTACCCTATACAAGCTAGAGATGAAGATTCTGACCGCCTTCTGGATGGTCCACCTGAAGATGACCTTGAAAGTGAGATGACCAGTGGAGCGGAAGATTCTAAAAATCAAG gtGGAGCCATAAATTATTCTGTTGAAAATGAACAGTAA